From one Drosophila subpulchrella strain 33 F10 #4 breed RU33 chromosome 3L, RU_Dsub_v1.1 Primary Assembly, whole genome shotgun sequence genomic stretch:
- the LOC119554144 gene encoding toll-like receptor 6, translating to MIYYMLLLLPVVLAQDQQHTTESLSSKHQQLSHSNAIMGEAGVSNSQLMQPPIPARTLRPLTSGAGGDPSLYDAPDDCHFMPAGGLDQPEIALTCNLRTVNSEFDTTNFSVIPAEHTVALHILCNDEIMAKSRLEAQSFAHLARLQQLSIQYCKLGRLGRQVLDGLEQLRNLTLRTHNILWPALNFEIEADAFLVTRRLERLDLSSNNIWSLPDNIFCTLSELSALNMSENRLQDVNELGFRDRSKEPASAPGTASTESSSTTESARKSSSVSCSLDLEYLDVSHNDFVVLPANGFGTLRRLRVLSVNNNGISMIADKALSGLKNLQVLNLSSNKIVALPTELFAEQAKIIQEVYLQNNSISVLNPQLFSNLDQLQALDLSMNQITSTWIDKNTFVGLIRLVLLNLSHNKLTKLEPEIFSDLYTLQILNLRHNQLENIAADTFAPMNNLHTLLLSHNKLKYLDAYALNGLYVLSLLSLDNNALIGVHPDAFRNCSALQDLNLNGNQLKTVPLALRNMRHLRTVDLGENMITVMEDSAFKGLGNLYGLRLIGNYLENITMNTFKDLPSLQILNLARNRIAVVEPGAFEMTSSIQAVRLDGNELSDINGLFSNMPSLLWLNISDNRLESFDYGHVPSTLQWLDLHKNRLSSLSNRFGLDAELKLQTLDVSFNQLQRIGPNSIPNSIELLFLNDNLITTVDPDTFMHKTNLTRVDLYANQITTLDIKSLRILPVWEHRPLPEFYIGGNPFTCDCNIDWLQKINHITSRQYPRIMDLETIYCKLLNNRERAYIPLIEAEPKHFLCTYKTHCFAVCHCCEFDACDCEMTCPTNCTCFHDQTWSTNIVECSGAAYSEMPRRVPMDTTELYIDGNNFVELAGHSFLGRKNLAVLYANNSNVAHIYNTTFSGLKRLLILHLEDNHIVSLEGNEFHNLENLRELYLQSNKIASIANGSFQMLRKLEVLRLDGNRLMHFEVWQLSANPYLVEISLADNQWSCECGYLARFRNYLGQSSEKIIDASRVSCIYNNATSVLREKNGTKCTLRDGVAHYMHTNEIEGLLPLLLVATCAFVAFFGLIFGLFCYRHELKMWAHSTSCLMNFCYKSPRFVDQLDKERPNDAYFAYSLQDEHFVNQILAQTLENDIGYRLCLHYRDVNINAYITDALIEAAESAKQFVLVLSKNFLYNEWSRFEYKSALHELVKRRKRVVFILYGDLPQRDIDMDMRHYLRTSTCIEWDDKKFWQKLRLALPLPNGRGNNNKRVVSGCLSARTTSVNMYATSHEYQAGNGGVIPPPSARYAECGSNNYATINECGAAGGGAGAASRGYKPIPTSASAAAAACKFNTMNQLSKKQQRDLSGMAKTLEHQHHHGHQANRRSQHEYAVPSYLPSAAPAYDSVDYAKQQIRSNANCECVTLGTGKRGQGVKGPASVLPSSFSSNFVAPGGAQYNCKKSCNCIGDEDLLCSCGGGGGGIGVNLLESGTQSSVTMSSSSNNSRQPELTHYESNLSLNDDEDEDQDQQKNLWA from the coding sequence ATGATCTACTAcatgctgctcctgctgcccGTTGTCCTGGCCCAGGATCAGCAGCACACCACGGAATCGCTGTCCAGCAAGCACCAGCAGCTGTCGCACTCGAACGCGATAATGGGCGAGGCCGGGGTCTCCAACTCGCAGCTGATGCAGCCCCCGATCCCGGCGAGAACCCTGCGACCCCTGACCTCGGGCGCCGGGGGCGACCCCTCGCTGTACGACGCCCCCGACGACTGCCACTTCATGCCGGCTGGGGGCCTGGACCAGCCGGAAATAGCCCTCACCTGCAACCTACGGACCGTGAACAGCGAGTTCGACACCACCAACTTCAGTGTGATTCCCGCGGAGCACACGGTGGCCCTGCACATCCTGTGCAACGACGAGATCATGGCCAAGAGCCGCCTGGAGGCCCAGTCCTTCGCCCACTTGGCCCGGCTCCAGCAGCTGTCCATCCAGTACTGCAAGCTGGGTCGCCTGGGCCGCCAGGTCCTGGATGGCCTGGAGCAGCTGCGCAACCTGACCCTGCGGACCCACAACATCCTGTGGCCCGCCCTGAACTTCGAGATAGAGGCGGACGCCTTCCTTGTGACCCGCAGATTGGAGCGCCTTGACCTCAGTTCGAACAACATCTGGTCGCTGCCGGACAACATATTCTGCACCCTGTCCGAGCTGTCGGCCCTGAACATGAGCGAGAACCGCCTGCAGGATGTCAACGAGCTGGGCTTCCGGGACCGCAGCAAGGAGCCAGCCAGTGCTCCTGGCACTGCCTCCACCGAATCCTCCTCCACAACCGAATCGGCCAGGAAAAGTAGCAGTGTCAGCTGCTCTCTGGATCTGGAGTACCTGGATGTGAGCCACAATGACTTTGTGGTCCTGCCGGCCAATGGTTTCGGCACCCTGAGGCGGCTGCGAGTCCTGTCGGTCAACAACAATGGCATCTCCATGATAGCCGACAAGGCTCTGAGTGGTCTGAAGAACCTGCAGGTCCTCAACCTGAGTTCCAATAAAATTGTGGCCCTGCCCACGGAGCTCTTTGCCGAGCAGGCCAAGATTATCCAGGAGGTGTATCTGCAGAACAACTCCATAAGTGTGCTGAACCCCCAGCTCTTCTCGAATCTCGACCAGCTGCAGGCTCTGGATCTCTCGATGAACCAGATAACCTCCACGTGGATCGACAAGAACACCTTTGTGGGATTGATCCGATTAGTGCTTCTCAACCTGTCCCACAACAAGCTGACCAAGCTGGAACCAGAGATCTTCAGTGACTTGTACACCCTGCAGATCCTGAATCTGCGCCACAATCAGCTGGAGAACATAGCTGCGGACACCTTCGCCCCGATGAACAATCTCCACACGCTTCTACTGTCCCACAACAAACTGAAGTATCTGGATGCATATGCCCTGAATGGACTGTATGTCCTCTCGCTGCTCTCGCTGGACAACAATGCCCTGATTGGCGTGCATCcggatgccttccggaactgcAGTGCCCTGCAGGACCTCAATTTGAATGGCAATCAGCTGAAGACCGTGCCGCTGGCCCTCAGGAATATGCGACATCTGAGGACCGTGGATCTGGGCGAGAACATGATTACCGTGATGGAGGACAGTGCCTTCAAGGGTCTGGGAAATCTCTACGGCCTGCGCTTGATTGGCAACTATCTGGAGAACATCACAATGAACACTTTCAAGGATCTGCCCAGCCTGCAGATCCTGAATCTGGCCAGAAATCGCATTGCGGTTGTGGAACCAGGAGCCTTCGAGATGACCTCCAGTATTCAGGCTGTTCGGTTGGATGGCAATGAGTTGAGTGACATCAATGGCCTGTTCAGCAACATGCCCTCCCTCCTCTGGCTGAACATCTCCGATAATCGCCTGGAATCCTTCGACTACGGCCATGTTCCCTCCACCCTGCAGTGGCTGGATCTGCACAAGAATCGCCTGAGTTCGCTGTCAAACCGATTTGGTCTGGATGCCGAACTGAAACTGCAGACTCTGGATGTGAGCTTCAACCAGCTGCAGCGCATTGGACCCAATTCCATACCGAACTCCATAGAACTGCTGTTCCTGAACGACAACCTGATAACCACAGTGGATCCAGATACCTTCATGCACAAAACTAACCTGACGAGGGTGGACCTGTATGCGAATCAAATAACCACCCTGGATATCAAGTCCCTGAGGATTCTGCCGGTTTGGGAACATCGGCCATTGCCGGAGTTCTATATCGGGGGAAATCCCTTCACTTGCGATTGCAACATCGACTGGCTGCAAAAGATCAACCACATTACCTCGCGTCAGTATCCCAGGATAATGGATCTGGAGACCATATACTGCAAGTTGCTGAACAACCGGGAGAGGGCTTACATACCCCTGATAGAAGCCGAGCCCAAGCACTTTCTGTGCACCTACAAGACCCACTGCTTCGCTGTCTGCCATTGCTGTGAGTTCGATGCCTGCGACTGCGAGATGACCTGCCCCACGAACTGCACCTGCTTCCACGACCAGACCTGGTCCACCAACATCGTCGAGTGCTCGGGAGCCGCCTACTCCGAGATGCCGCGACGAGTGCCCATGGACACCACCGAGCTGTATATAGATGGAAATAACTTTGTGGAGCTGGCAGGGCACTCCTTCCTGGGCCGCAAGAACCTTGCCGTGCTCTATGCCAACAACTCCAATGTGGCCCATATATACAACACCACCTTCAGCGGCCTCAAGCGCCTGTTGATCTTGCACCTGGAGGACAACCACATAGTCAGCCTGGAGGGCAACGAGTTCCACAATCTGGAGAACCTGCGGGAGCTCTACCTGCAGTCCAACAAGATTGCCAGCATAGCCAACGGCAGCTTCCAGATGCTGAGGAAGCTGGAGGTCCTGCGACTGGACGGCAATCGCCTGATGCACTTCGAGGTCTGGCAGCTGAGCGCCAATCCCTACCTGGTGGAGATCAGCCTGGCGGACAACCAGTGGAGCTGCGAGTGCGGCTACCTGGCGCGGTTCCGCAACTACCTGGGCCAGAGCTCCGAGAAGATCATCGACGCTTCCCGGGTGAGCTGCATCTACAACAATGCCACCAGTGTGCTGCGGGAGAAGAACGGCACCAAGTGCACGTTGAGGGACGGAGTGGCCCATTACATGCACACCAACGAGATCGAGGGTCTGCTGCCCCTGCTCCTGGTGGCCACCTGCGCCTTCGTGGCCTTCTTCGGCCTGATCTTTGGACTCTTCTGCTACCGCCACGAGCTGAAGATGTGGGCCCACTCCACCAGCTGCCTGATGAACTTCTGCTACAAGTCGCCCCGCTTCGTGGACCAGCTGGACAAGGAGCGGCCCAACGACGCGTACTTCGCGTACAGCCTGCAGGACGAGCACTTCGTCAACCAGATCCTGGCCCAGACCCTGGAGAACGACATTGGCTACCGGCTGTGCCTGCACTACAGGGACGTGAACATCAACGCCTACATCACGGACGCCCTGATAGAGGCCGCCGAGAGTGCCAAGCAGTTCGTCCTGGTGCTGTCCAAGAACTTCCTGTACAACGAGTGGAGTCGCTTCGAGTACAAGAGCGCCCTGCACGAGCTGGTGAAGCGCAGGAAGCGGGTGGTCTTCATCCTGTACGGGGACCTGCCCCAGCGGGACATCGACATGGACATGCGGCACTACCTGCGGACGAGCACCTGCATCGAGTGGGACGACAAGAAGTTCTGGCAGAAGCTGCGACTGGCCCTGCCCCTGCCGAATGGTCGGGGCAACAATAACAAGAGGGTGGTGTCCGGCTGTCTCTCGGCCAGAACCACCTCGGTGAACATGTACGCCACGAGTCACGAGTATCAGGCGGGAAATGGTGGGGTGATACCGCCCCCCAGTGCCCGCTATGCGGAGTGTGGCAGCAACAACTATGCCACCATCAACGAGTGCGGGGCCGCGGGAGGAGGAGCTGGGGCAGCCAGTCGGGGATACAAGCCCATACCCACTTCCGCATCCGCCGCGGCAGCGGCCTGCAAGTTCAACACCATGAACCAGCTGTCCAAGAAGCAGCAGCGGGACCTGAGTGGCATGGCCAAGACCCTGgagcaccagcaccaccacGGCCACCAGGCCAATCGCAGGAGCCAGCACGAGTACGCGGTGCCCAGCTACCTGCCCAGTGCTGCCCCGGCCTACGACAGTGTGGACTATGCCAAGCAGCAGATCCGCAGTAATGCCAACTGCGAGTGCGTCACCCTGGGCACCGGCAAGAGGGGTCAAGGGGTCAAGGGGCCCGCCTCGGTGCTGCCCTCCAGTTTTAGCTCGAACTTTGTGGCCCCGGGCGGTGCCCAGTACAACTGCAAAAAGTCCTGCAACTGCATCGGCGACGAGGACCTGCTCTGCTCCTGCGGCGGCGGGGGCGGAGGCATAGGGGTCAACCTGCTGGAGAGCGGCACCCAGAGCAGCGTCACCatgagcagcagcagcaacaacagccgGCAGCCCGAGCTGACCCACTACGAGTCCAACTTGAGCCTGAACgacgacgaggacgaggatCAGGATCAGCAGAAGAACCTGTGGGCGTAA